The genomic interval CGTCGTTCGTCGGGAGGCACTCCCCCCGCGAAATTCATCGATCTCGTTGAATTACAAAAAGAAACGATGTCGATGCTAGTGCTTTACTTGAGCGAAACTGCCGCTTTTTTCAAAAAGAATTCTCGAGCGTGTCGAAAAACGAACTAGTGCATCATCCGGTCTTGATTTTAAGGTTAGCCGTTTTGGCGTTAGCCACGGTTGTGGCACGAAAACCGTGGCTAACGCCAAAACGGCTCATCTACCGAACCCACGTTCTAAGACTGGACGATGCACTAGAGGTGCCGTCTTCTTCGCTAAAGACGCTGTCCACCGCAGCCGAACGCGAACGGCTTGCCAGCAAGAACCTTCGTATCCCAAATTCCTTTCTCAGCGGTACCACGGACAGCGGTACCAAGGAAATTGGAGCGGTCACTTCTGCTGGTTCGCTGGCTGGTTCGCTGGCGAACTGGCTGGCAGCAATCGGCGGAACACGAATGGGCAGAGAAACGGAAACAGCGGTCGAAGTTTCGTTCGCCTCCGAGTCTTGCTCAGTTGCTTCGCCCGTCGACGCTTCGCCCGTGGAATCAACCGGCACGATGCTTGGTGCAACTGAATCCGTTGCCACCGGTTCAGGCAACTCAACACTCTCGATCGCCTCCGCTGAGATTTTGACTCTGTCTATTTTGGCTGGTGAAAGGACCGGCAAGGCGGTGGCTGGCGACGGAACCACATCAGGCGTCTGAACCGCGACAGACGCGGCAACAACCGACGTCTTGACGGAACCGACGATCACAAGCTCAGACCGCGATGACTCCGCCGCTACGGTACGCGTTGTCCCACGAGCGAGAAGCAAACGCCGCAGGCCACCACCGCTAGGGGTGTCGACGACCGTTGGACTGGTCTCCGTTGGACTGGTCTCCGGTTCCGCTGCATTGACCTCTGGAACAACCGGCGGCGCGGTGGTGTTCTCCACCACATCCGGAATCGGAATGCCTTGCGATGGATTCGAATCGACCCCAGGTTCGGCTGTCGTCTCACTGGGCCCTTCATTGGGCCCTTCATTGGGGCTTTCAACCGGTGTGATTGCGGGCGGGTCTTCCACCACGTCGACTTCAACGGGGCTGGGCACCGACGGGATCGTTACGGGATCGCGCGGAGCAGTAGGTGCGCCGGCTTTCGCGACCGCTTGCAGATGATAGGCACCCATGCCGAAAACATCATCGCTGGCTCCATCGACGGAGACGGTCAGCACTTGCCCTGGGGCAAGATTGGTTAAATCGACGGTCGCAACTCCGCCATACTCCGCGATCGCGCTGCCAAGCAAATTGCCCGACGCATCGAATACTTGCAACTTCGGTGCCAGCAAGCTCAGCTGCCGAGCATCGGCCGACAATGTAATACTGCCGGAGTTCTCCGGGACCACCAAATGATAGAAATCGACGTCCGCGTGCGAAGTCAAATCGGCACGAAAACGCAAGTCATCCGCGTTGTCCCAATCGATCCTTGACGCGGACGCATCGCTGTCATTGCGAAGGGTTTGATCAAACGAATCGTCCCGTCGTGCTCCGTAGAGAGCTTGGATGCCTAAGATATCGTCCTTAGGTAGCTCTTCGTAGTATCCGCCGGTGCGCATGACCGACTCGTTGGCGCGTGAGTGCAAGAGCCCGAGCGCGTGGCCGATCTCGTGCGTCAACAATGCGATCATTTCTTGCTCGTCCGCGCCATCGCGATCCGCGTTGATCGTCACGTGACCTCCCAAACCGCCGACCGGGCCTGATGCCCAGCCATCGGCAGGCCCATCAGGGACCGCGCCGAAGCGAATGTCGCCGTGGTCGTCGGTCAATTCGCGTACGGGCGCGCCATCATCATCGACAAGATGAAAATTCAGATTGCTGTGATTGGCCCACGTTTGAAATGCAATCGCAACATAACGCTGCCATTGATCGGTGGTGGACAGGCGATCGAAGGTTTGCCGCCAGACGCTGGTGACGTCTCTTTGGACGCCGTCATCCCATAGCGTCCCATCGGGCGCGACGCTGTAACTCAGATCGGTCTCTGGCCACGGCAAAGCGGTGACGGCGTAGAGCATTGCTCGCTGCTCAAGCGATTCCAGTGACAAATGACGTCCGCGTCCACGCGAACGTGCGATTCTCTCGGTCTTCCGTGACACGATGATCGTCCGTGTGAGTTCGTTGACCCGGCGGCCTCATGCCGCTGGCGAATGTTTCACGAGTCTAGAGACGACACCGCCTCACCGAAAGATTGAATTCGACGAGCGAGGGCGTTTGCTATCATCGAAACACGCTGTGCAGCTCACTCGATCAACAATCCTTTTCAAAAATGTGAAACGTTTGATCGGCGATC from Stieleria varia carries:
- a CDS encoding matrixin family metalloprotease, with translation MSRKTERIARSRGRGRHLSLESLEQRAMLYAVTALPWPETDLSYSVAPDGTLWDDGVQRDVTSVWRQTFDRLSTTDQWQRYVAIAFQTWANHSNLNFHLVDDDGAPVRELTDDHGDIRFGAVPDGPADGWASGPVGGLGGHVTINADRDGADEQEMIALLTHEIGHALGLLHSRANESVMRTGGYYEELPKDDILGIQALYGARRDDSFDQTLRNDSDASASRIDWDNADDLRFRADLTSHADVDFYHLVVPENSGSITLSADARQLSLLAPKLQVFDASGNLLGSAIAEYGGVATVDLTNLAPGQVLTVSVDGASDDVFGMGAYHLQAVAKAGAPTAPRDPVTIPSVPSPVEVDVVEDPPAITPVESPNEGPNEGPSETTAEPGVDSNPSQGIPIPDVVENTTAPPVVPEVNAAEPETSPTETSPTVVDTPSGGGLRRLLLARGTTRTVAAESSRSELVIVGSVKTSVVAASVAVQTPDVVPSPATALPVLSPAKIDRVKISAEAIESVELPEPVATDSVAPSIVPVDSTGEASTGEATEQDSEANETSTAVSVSLPIRVPPIAASQFASEPASEPAEVTAPISLVPLSVVPLRKEFGIRRFLLASRSRSAAVDSVFSEEDGTSSASSSLRTWVR